The proteins below come from a single Candidatus Baltobacteraceae bacterium genomic window:
- a CDS encoding FAD-linked oxidase C-terminal domain-containing protein, giving the protein MLEQRLIDAIGPDAVKTAPEDLAVYAFDAYSEGPPPAAVVLPASTRDVAAVVKIARDCGEPIVARGAGTGLCGAAVPTQGGIVVSFARMNRVLEIDARNRRARVQPGLINLELSKRVAANGLFYAPDPSSQKISTIGGNIGTNAGGPHCLSYGTTVNHILGLEIIDDSGEVFTTSLDDPGYDLTGTLVGSEGTLGIVGSAWVRLLRAPESTRVWLAAFGDVESASEAVSAIVGAGIVPTALEIMDAVITQAVETAFHAGYPTDAGAVLLIENAGFEDDMAYAEREIERIVKSHGAISWRSARNAAEREALWAGRKGAAGAVGQIAPNYYIQDVCVPRTKLPQALRAVTHAARSNGIEVGNVFHAGDGNLHPLLMYDKRDARQVGAVIEAGNEILGAAIDLGGTISGEHGIGFEKRETLTRVFTTDDLATMARVRDVFDPRRMLNPEKIFPSGASCAEVR; this is encoded by the coding sequence GTGCTAGAGCAACGCTTGATCGACGCGATCGGTCCCGACGCCGTGAAGACGGCCCCGGAAGATCTTGCCGTGTATGCCTTCGATGCGTACTCGGAGGGCCCGCCGCCGGCGGCAGTCGTACTGCCTGCATCGACGCGCGATGTGGCCGCGGTCGTGAAAATCGCGCGCGATTGCGGCGAGCCGATCGTCGCGCGCGGCGCCGGAACCGGTCTCTGCGGCGCGGCGGTCCCGACGCAGGGCGGCATCGTCGTTTCGTTCGCTCGAATGAACCGCGTACTCGAGATCGATGCACGCAATCGGCGCGCCCGCGTCCAACCCGGGCTCATCAATCTCGAACTCTCGAAACGGGTCGCCGCGAACGGGCTCTTTTACGCGCCCGATCCGTCGTCGCAAAAGATCTCGACGATCGGCGGAAATATCGGAACCAACGCCGGCGGCCCGCATTGCCTTTCGTACGGCACCACCGTCAACCACATTCTCGGTCTCGAGATTATCGACGATTCGGGCGAGGTGTTTACGACCTCGCTCGACGATCCCGGCTACGATCTCACCGGCACGCTCGTCGGGAGTGAAGGGACGCTCGGAATCGTCGGCTCCGCGTGGGTTCGTCTGCTGCGCGCTCCCGAGTCGACACGCGTTTGGCTCGCCGCATTCGGCGACGTCGAATCCGCCTCCGAAGCCGTTTCGGCGATCGTCGGCGCCGGCATCGTGCCGACGGCGCTCGAAATCATGGATGCCGTCATAACCCAAGCCGTCGAAACCGCCTTTCACGCCGGCTATCCCACCGACGCCGGCGCCGTACTCCTGATCGAAAACGCCGGCTTTGAAGACGACATGGCCTATGCGGAACGCGAGATCGAACGCATCGTAAAAAGCCACGGCGCAATCTCGTGGCGCAGCGCGCGTAACGCCGCCGAGCGCGAAGCGCTGTGGGCCGGCCGCAAAGGGGCGGCGGGCGCGGTCGGCCAGATCGCCCCCAATTACTACATTCAAGACGTCTGCGTGCCGCGCACGAAGCTCCCACAAGCGCTGCGCGCGGTAACGCACGCCGCCCGCAGCAACGGGATCGAAGTAGGCAACGTATTCCACGCCGGCGACGGAAACTTACACCCGCTGCTGATGTACGACAAACGCGACGCGCGCCAAGTCGGTGCGGTAATCGAGGCCGGAAACGAGATACTCGGAGCCGCGATCGACTTGGGCGGTACGATCAGCGGCGAGCACGGTATCGGTTTCGAAAAGCGCGAGACGCTCACGCGCGTCTTCACGACCGACGATCTCGCGACGATGGCGCGCGTTCGCGACGTCTTCGATCCACGCCGCATGCTCAACCCAGAGAAGATCTTTCCCAGCGGTGCGTCTTGCGCGGAGGTGCGATGA
- a CDS encoding FAD-binding oxidoreductase: protein MTLERVVPASVAELRETIAACDRRGAAIVVQGGNTLRGMGFPPTRADVELVTTGLDRVVAHEVRDLTCAVQAGVTIAALGEALAAAGQFVPLDAPARRTATVGGTMAAGWLGPRRHRYGRVRDYAIGSEVVLADGTVAHAGGMVVKNVTGYDMSKLYIGSFGTLGVLTQLNFKTLPLPATARVVLARLPEGSRTRAIAHLTNLAIAPAALLCVEGYRKAIDGEDGVDGRLCIFFEGSEALVERATRDLRSALGRAGVPEATIVDAGARETFQRALDATIANVAERSVTYRSLGTPESAETRSLAMRDLANRHELFTDVLIDPLNGDAIVRVSERDTLAFAARIERFDDVLHEIVPNAVVIAGAAPMRASLRVWGEDPPALARMRAIKTRFDPHNTLNPGRFLAGL, encoded by the coding sequence ATGACGCTCGAGCGCGTGGTGCCGGCGAGCGTTGCGGAACTTCGCGAAACGATTGCCGCCTGCGATCGGCGCGGCGCGGCCATCGTCGTGCAAGGCGGCAACACATTGCGCGGGATGGGGTTTCCGCCGACGCGCGCCGACGTTGAATTGGTAACGACCGGTCTCGACCGCGTCGTCGCGCACGAGGTTCGCGATCTCACGTGCGCCGTGCAGGCGGGAGTGACGATCGCGGCGCTGGGCGAGGCGCTAGCGGCGGCGGGCCAGTTCGTTCCGCTCGACGCGCCGGCGCGGCGCACGGCAACCGTCGGCGGAACGATGGCAGCGGGATGGCTTGGCCCGCGCCGACACCGCTACGGACGCGTTCGCGATTACGCGATCGGTTCGGAAGTCGTGCTCGCCGACGGCACGGTCGCGCACGCGGGCGGTATGGTCGTTAAAAACGTGACCGGCTACGACATGAGCAAGCTCTATATCGGCTCGTTTGGAACGCTCGGCGTTCTCACGCAGCTCAACTTCAAAACGCTGCCGCTTCCCGCGACGGCGCGCGTCGTGCTCGCTCGCCTTCCCGAAGGCTCTCGTACGCGGGCGATCGCCCATCTCACGAACCTTGCGATCGCGCCTGCGGCGTTGCTCTGCGTCGAAGGGTACCGCAAGGCGATCGATGGCGAGGACGGCGTCGACGGCCGCCTCTGCATCTTTTTCGAGGGTTCCGAAGCGCTCGTGGAGCGCGCGACCCGCGATCTGCGCTCGGCACTCGGTCGGGCCGGCGTACCGGAGGCAACCATCGTCGACGCGGGCGCGCGCGAGACGTTCCAACGCGCGCTCGATGCGACGATTGCCAACGTCGCCGAACGTTCGGTTACGTACCGATCCCTGGGCACACCCGAAAGCGCCGAAACCCGGTCGCTTGCGATGCGCGACCTGGCGAACCGGCACGAACTCTTTACCGACGTGCTGATCGATCCGCTCAACGGCGACGCCATCGTGCGCGTGAGCGAGCGCGACACGCTGGCGTTCGCCGCGCGCATCGAGCGCTTCGACGACGTCCTGCACGAGATCGTTCCAAACGCCGTGGTGATCGCCGGCGCCGCCCCGATGCGCGCCTCTCTGCGCGTGTGGGGCGAAGATCCGCCGGCGCTGGCACGGATGCGCGCGATCAAAACGCGATTCGATCCGCACAACACGCTCAATCCGGGCCGCTTTCTCGCGGGTCTGTAA
- a CDS encoding DUF2600 family protein, whose amino-acid sequence MLDREIRFAIGMVVRRPARLRFLLQGGPLGALDLLHFLRRIVPVAKAELARIERIADRIPDDRLRHEALQSIGTKAYHVAGAAILATFLPRGAREHYIKIVTPLESIYDFLDNLCDRHPDVPIEAYPILHQALADALDPEAPLHEYYARGPLGDDGDYLRSLVERTRSALKRLEGHQLLLPYFREAATLYTDLQTFKHYPKERREDACIAWYERQGGRFGDLSWWEFASAAGSQFQVYAPLYVAFCSDFRQLDRTFNAYFPAFSALHVLLDYFIDQREDREHGELNFVACYEDFATFALRAQSLAGRARERFARLTRPRAHDFALRIMCLFYLTHPKVFEQGLDAQAQTLLAALAG is encoded by the coding sequence ATGCTCGATAGAGAGATCCGGTTCGCCATCGGCATGGTGGTGCGGCGCCCGGCCCGCTTGCGTTTCCTGCTCCAGGGCGGCCCGCTCGGCGCCCTCGATCTCCTGCATTTTTTGCGTCGCATCGTGCCGGTTGCGAAAGCCGAACTCGCTCGAATCGAACGAATAGCCGATCGCATTCCCGACGATCGGCTCCGGCACGAAGCCCTGCAGAGCATCGGCACGAAGGCCTATCACGTTGCGGGCGCCGCGATACTCGCAACGTTTTTGCCCCGCGGCGCCCGCGAGCATTACATCAAAATCGTAACGCCGCTCGAATCCATCTACGACTTCCTCGACAACCTGTGCGACCGCCATCCCGACGTGCCGATCGAAGCGTACCCGATCCTTCACCAAGCGCTCGCCGACGCGCTCGATCCCGAGGCGCCGCTGCACGAGTATTACGCGCGCGGCCCGCTCGGCGACGACGGCGACTATCTACGCTCGCTCGTCGAGCGCACGCGCTCCGCTCTCAAGCGATTGGAAGGACACCAACTGCTCCTTCCCTATTTTCGCGAGGCGGCAACGCTCTATACGGATCTGCAAACCTTCAAACACTACCCAAAAGAGCGGCGCGAGGACGCCTGCATCGCGTGGTACGAGCGTCAGGGCGGCCGCTTCGGGGATCTCTCCTGGTGGGAGTTCGCTAGCGCGGCGGGCTCTCAGTTCCAGGTGTACGCTCCGCTCTACGTCGCCTTCTGCAGCGACTTCCGTCAGCTCGACCGAACGTTTAACGCCTATTTTCCGGCCTTTTCGGCGCTTCACGTGTTGCTCGACTACTTTATCGATCAGCGCGAAGATCGCGAGCACGGCGAGTTGAATTTCGTGGCGTGTTACGAAGACTTCGCGACGTTCGCTCTCCGCGCGCAGTCGCTCGCCGGCCGCGCGCGAGAGCGATTCGCACGACTTACCCGCCCGCGCGCGCACGATTTCGCGCTTCGCATCATGTGTCTGTTCTATCTCACGCATCCGAAGGTTTTCGAGCAAGGGCTCGACGCACAGGCACAGACGCTCCTGGCGGCCCTCGCCGGCTAG
- a CDS encoding TIGR01777 family oxidoreductase, whose translation MRIALFGASGFVGRHLAGALRARGDEVRTGSLRDAATAAALADGCDAIVNLAGEPIAQKWSDEVKLRIERSRTALPHAFLDAVATVAQRPTAYVSASAVGYYGTSEERTFTEVSGPGDDFLARVCVEWEREAERAAGLGMRVARIRTGVALGAGGGVLERLVPPFKMGAGGKVGSGRQWYSWIHVADLVGVYLLALDGGEGALNATAPTPVRNEEFTHELGKALHRPTLFAIPTFAIKNMLGEGAVAVLEGQRVLPERAQAAGYTFAFPTIDAAFADIFR comes from the coding sequence ATGCGTATCGCATTGTTCGGGGCATCGGGGTTCGTCGGGCGTCATCTCGCGGGCGCGCTGCGCGCGCGCGGGGACGAGGTCCGCACTGGGTCGCTGCGCGACGCCGCGACGGCGGCGGCGCTAGCGGATGGCTGCGACGCGATCGTCAATCTCGCGGGCGAACCGATCGCGCAGAAGTGGAGCGATGAGGTCAAGCTGCGAATCGAGCGGAGCCGCACGGCGCTGCCCCATGCATTCCTCGACGCCGTCGCGACGGTGGCGCAGCGCCCCACGGCATACGTCTCGGCTTCGGCGGTCGGCTATTACGGAACGAGCGAAGAGCGCACGTTCACCGAAGTGAGTGGACCGGGCGACGACTTTCTGGCGCGCGTGTGCGTGGAATGGGAGCGAGAAGCCGAACGGGCTGCCGGTTTGGGCATGCGCGTCGCGCGGATTCGCACGGGGGTTGCGTTGGGGGCCGGAGGCGGCGTACTGGAGCGGCTCGTTCCACCGTTCAAAATGGGCGCCGGCGGTAAAGTCGGCAGCGGCCGTCAATGGTACTCGTGGATCCACGTCGCCGATCTGGTCGGCGTCTACCTGCTCGCGCTCGACGGCGGCGAGGGGGCGCTGAACGCAACGGCTCCCACTCCCGTGCGCAACGAAGAATTCACGCACGAACTCGGCAAGGCGCTGCACCGTCCAACGCTCTTTGCGATTCCCACGTTCGCGATTAAGAACATGCTCGGGGAAGGTGCGGTCGCGGTACTCGAAGGTCAGCGCGTTTTGCCCGAACGCGCGCAGGCAGCCGGCTATACATTCGCCTTTCCGACGATCGACGCGGCCTTTGCAGACATCTTCCGCTGA
- a CDS encoding GNAT family N-acetyltransferase, producing MRSRYSKVSAFCPNARRQPAIHSPFRRSTRPLQTSSADTQRLRSERLDLEPVRVAHADEAWPHLDDERMWTYFPALRPPTLERLREIYARRERGYTHADGAQVWGNWIARERATGRVVGDVQATIYPQRRVAYIAYGIYVEHQRRGLALEAARALIDHLHDAHGIRRVFAEMDTRNAASYRLAESLGFARIETRAAMDRGNGIISAEYVYELLLD from the coding sequence GTGCGGTCGCGGTACTCGAAGGTCAGCGCGTTTTGCCCGAACGCGCGCAGGCAGCCGGCTATACATTCGCCTTTCCGACGATCGACGCGGCCTTTGCAGACATCTTCCGCTGACACGCAGCGCCTGCGCAGCGAGCGTCTCGACCTCGAGCCGGTGCGCGTGGCCCACGCGGACGAGGCGTGGCCGCATCTCGACGACGAGCGCATGTGGACGTACTTCCCGGCGTTGCGCCCGCCGACGCTCGAGCGGCTGCGCGAGATCTACGCGCGGCGCGAGCGAGGATACACGCACGCCGACGGCGCGCAGGTGTGGGGCAATTGGATCGCCCGCGAACGCGCCACCGGTCGGGTCGTCGGCGACGTGCAGGCCACGATCTATCCGCAGCGACGCGTCGCCTACATCGCCTACGGAATCTACGTCGAACACCAGCGTCGCGGTTTGGCGCTCGAGGCGGCTCGCGCGTTAATCGACCACCTGCATGACGCCCATGGCATCCGGCGGGTCTTCGCCGAGATGGATACGCGCAACGCGGCGTCGTATCGTCTGGCGGAATCGCTTGGCTTCGCGCGCATCGAGACGCGCGCGGCGATGGACCGCGGCAACGGCATCATCTCCGCCGAGTACGTCTACGAACTGCTGCTCGACTAA
- the trxB gene encoding thioredoxin-disulfide reductase translates to MERVIIIGSGPAGLTAAIYAARANLKPLVLAGGMYGGQLMLTTEVENYPGFPEGILGPDLMIKFREQAEHFGARIENVDVTSVDLAGRPLVVRTSDDEYHAKSVIVATGANARWLGIKGEEHLRGRGVSTCATCDGAFFRDKHIVVVGGGDSAMEEALFLTRFGRRVTVIHRRNSLRASKIMADRARSHDKIDFIWDTAVEEAIGDGQLRALKLHNLNDGSRFEFDADALFIAIGHDPNTAIFDGQLDLDAMGYIASDDGVSTNIEGVFVAGDVNDLRYKQAITAAAAGCRAAMDAEKYLEALEFPVEQVVA, encoded by the coding sequence ATGGAACGCGTTATTATCATCGGATCGGGACCGGCGGGTTTGACCGCCGCCATTTATGCCGCTCGGGCAAACCTCAAGCCGCTCGTGCTGGCCGGCGGGATGTACGGCGGCCAATTGATGCTCACGACCGAGGTAGAGAACTACCCGGGCTTTCCCGAAGGCATTCTGGGGCCGGATCTGATGATCAAGTTCCGCGAACAGGCCGAGCACTTCGGCGCGCGGATCGAAAACGTCGACGTCACGAGCGTCGATCTCGCCGGGCGGCCGCTCGTCGTCCGCACGTCCGACGACGAATATCACGCGAAGAGCGTGATCGTGGCGACCGGAGCGAACGCCCGGTGGCTCGGTATAAAAGGCGAGGAGCACTTGCGCGGCCGCGGCGTCTCCACGTGCGCGACCTGCGACGGCGCGTTCTTCCGCGACAAACACATCGTGGTCGTCGGCGGCGGCGACTCCGCGATGGAGGAGGCGCTCTTCCTCACGCGATTCGGCCGGCGCGTCACGGTCATTCATCGCCGCAATAGTCTGCGCGCGAGCAAGATCATGGCCGACCGCGCGCGCTCGCACGATAAGATCGACTTCATTTGGGATACGGCGGTCGAAGAGGCGATCGGCGACGGCCAGCTGCGCGCCCTCAAGCTGCACAACCTCAACGACGGCAGCCGCTTTGAGTTCGATGCCGACGCCCTCTTCATCGCGATCGGGCACGACCCCAACACCGCGATCTTCGACGGTCAGCTCGATCTCGATGCGATGGGGTATATCGCATCGGACGACGGCGTTTCGACCAACATCGAGGGCGTGTTCGTAGCCGGCGACGTGAACGACCTCCGTTACAAGCAGGCGATCACCGCGGCCGCCGCGGGCTGCCGTGCGGCGATGGATGCGGAGAAGTATCTCGAAGCGCTCGAGTTTCCCGTCGAGCAAGTCGTCGCCTAA
- a CDS encoding MBL fold metallo-hydrolase, protein MALEDEFADILKKALRGTGTSVTSLARTIAIPADALHAWTAGTDRPTDEQARAVAAALHLDPGNLADAAAERWHPDPIALPDVRHHPQHPHPSNGYVFFVDGGRRAALVDPAGVPANLLRVLRDGPYHLEYILVTHKHADHCDATAEIAAAFPHAKIVMHRADAHAIGELAGRALPIKDGEELPFGDGVAVRMLHTPGHTDGSSSFVFRSTVFTGDTLFAGSIGGAYGDASTYADILKSVRTRLFTLPDETVVMPGHGPPTRIGWERAHNPFFPNESA, encoded by the coding sequence ATGGCTCTCGAAGACGAATTCGCGGATATTCTCAAAAAAGCGCTGCGCGGGACCGGCACGAGCGTAACGTCGCTCGCGCGGACGATCGCGATCCCGGCCGACGCGCTCCACGCATGGACGGCCGGAACGGACCGGCCAACCGACGAGCAGGCGCGCGCGGTGGCGGCTGCGCTGCACCTCGATCCCGGCAACCTTGCCGACGCCGCCGCCGAACGCTGGCATCCCGATCCAATCGCGCTTCCCGACGTCCGCCATCATCCGCAGCATCCGCACCCCAGTAACGGATACGTCTTCTTCGTCGACGGCGGGCGCCGCGCGGCGCTCGTCGATCCGGCCGGCGTGCCGGCGAACCTGCTGCGCGTCCTGCGCGATGGTCCCTATCATTTGGAGTACATCCTCGTAACGCACAAGCACGCCGACCACTGCGACGCGACGGCCGAGATTGCGGCAGCGTTCCCGCACGCGAAGATCGTGATGCATCGGGCCGACGCACACGCGATCGGCGAACTTGCCGGGCGCGCGCTACCGATCAAAGACGGCGAGGAGTTGCCGTTCGGCGACGGGGTCGCCGTGCGAATGCTGCATACGCCCGGTCATACCGACGGGTCGTCGTCGTTCGTTTTTCGCTCGACGGTCTTTACGGGCGACACGCTATTTGCGGGCAGCATCGGCGGCGCTTACGGCGACGCGAGTACGTATGCGGACATCTTAAAGAGCGTCCGCACGCGACTCTTCACGTTGCCCGACGAAACGGTCGTGATGCCGGGACACGGTCCGCCAACGCGAATCGGGTGGGAGCGAGCCCACAACCCGTTCTTTCCGAACGAATCCGCTTAG
- a CDS encoding ABC transporter permease: protein MIAVSRFNGVAMMTLMKREMVRSLKIINQVIWPPIITTLLYVFVFGLALGSRIKSVQGVSYAEFLIPGLIMLQVIDSSYGECSSSVFQGRFMNSIQEMLIAPMSAYEMVFGYILGSIARAFIIANIIMVLGFMLVHTLPSNWFLYFAVMIVVSMLFSTLGIVFGLMAEKFDHLAVLTTFAITPLVFVGGTFTSAQLLPPMIRNFELINPMFYTIDAFRFSYTGQSYLPLWLSLTVIAVLSVISLAIALRMTVAGYKLRT from the coding sequence GTGATCGCCGTAAGCCGGTTCAACGGCGTCGCGATGATGACGCTCATGAAGCGCGAGATGGTGCGCAGCCTCAAGATCATCAATCAGGTGATCTGGCCGCCGATCATCACGACGCTGCTCTACGTTTTCGTCTTCGGTTTGGCGTTGGGCAGCCGTATCAAGAGCGTGCAGGGCGTTTCGTACGCCGAGTTTCTGATTCCGGGACTCATCATGCTGCAGGTCATCGATTCGTCGTACGGCGAGTGCAGCAGCTCGGTCTTCCAAGGGCGCTTCATGAACTCGATTCAGGAGATGCTCATCGCGCCGATGTCGGCCTACGAGATGGTCTTCGGCTACATCCTCGGCAGCATCGCGCGCGCGTTCATCATCGCGAACATCATCATGGTGCTCGGGTTCATGCTCGTGCATACGCTGCCGAGCAACTGGTTCTTGTACTTCGCCGTCATGATCGTGGTCTCGATGCTCTTCTCGACCCTCGGGATCGTCTTCGGCCTCATGGCGGAGAAGTTCGATCACCTCGCCGTGCTCACGACCTTCGCGATCACGCCGCTCGTTTTCGTGGGCGGAACGTTCACTTCGGCGCAGCTCCTACCGCCGATGATCCGCAACTTCGAACTCATCAACCCGATGTTCTACACGATCGACGCGTTCCGGTTCAGCTACACGGGCCAAAGTTATCTGCCGCTCTGGCTCTCGCTCACCGTGATCGCCGTCCTATCGGTCATCTCTCTGGCGATCGCCCTACGCATGACCGTCGCCGGCTACAAACTCCGAACCTAG